In one window of Hevea brasiliensis isolate MT/VB/25A 57/8 chromosome 10, ASM3005281v1, whole genome shotgun sequence DNA:
- the LOC110651824 gene encoding eukaryotic translation initiation factor 4B2, with product MSNKAWGPIGNWAADVEREEQEAAAAETAATSGGASAESQNFPSLKEAVSAKPKKKKMSLNEFYSSSGGLGGGRGVESKGLTTDEMLRLPTGPQERSPEETQYGRRGGGFSNYGRTGPPPGRMRDRDDTDGSWGGGRRQYGGFDEERRGAPPRVSDYDQPSRADEADNWAVTKKPLPSFDSGRQNRYGSLGGGGGGMGGGSRADEVDNWGSAKKPLPARSTFGSGFRDSGPEPDRWTRGGYREPERERPRLVLDPPKADVGANESVKTNRSNPFGEARPREQVLAEKGLDWKKIEMELEAKKTSAHSSRPTSAHSSRPSSAHSARSEGPGLQQGLENLVLKPRPKVNPFGDAKPREVLLEERGQDWRKIDLELEHRSVDRTPTPEEKLLKEEIERLKEDQKSLQGPGEDQPNLQDIISQKEKELEHLTRDLDDKVRFGQKAIERPGSGTGRSASFSERPPSRSGSFDESRSIEYTDRPQSRGTQDIWTRPGDDRRQFQGGREREFVGSRDFDRSRSREKW from the exons ATGTCTAATAAGGCTTGGGGCCCCATCGGCAACTGGGCCGCCGATGTCGAGCGTGAGGAGCAGGAAGCGGCTGCCGCCGAAACCGCCGCAACTTCCGGCGGCGCTTCCGCCGAGTCTCAGAACTTCCCCAGCCTCAAAGAGGCCGTCAGTGCCAAGCCTAAGAAGAAGAAAATGTCTCTCAACGAGTTCTACTCCTCTTCCGGTGGCTTAGGTGGTGGTCGCGGGGTAGAATCTAAAGGCTTAACTACTGATGAGATGCTTCGGCTTCCTACTGGTCCGCAAGAACGTTCCCCTGAGGAAACGCAGTATGGCCGTCGAGGTGGCGGGTTTTCCAATTATGGGCGGACTGGTCCACCTCCAGGTCGTATGCGTGACCGCGATGACACCGATGGGTCATGGGGAGGTGGTAGAAGGCAGTATGGTGGATTTGATGAAGAACGAAGGGGTGCACCTCCTAGGGTTTCCGACTATGATCAGCCCTCGCGAGCGGATGAGGCTGATAATTGGGCAGTGACAAAAAAGCCACTCCCTTCATTTGATTCTGGCCGCCAAAATCGTTACGGTTCGctcggtggtggtggtggtggtatggGAGGTGGTTCTAGGGCTGATGAGGTTGATAATTGGGGCAGTGCTAAAAAACCTCTTCCTGCTAGATCTACTTTTGGTTCGGGTTTTCGAGATTCAGGACCTGAGCCTGATCGGTGGACAAGAGGAGGATATCGTGAGCCGGAGCGGGAGAGGCCTAGATTGGTTTTAGATCCTCCGAAAGCTGATGTAGGTGCTAATGAGTCGGTTAAAACAAATAGGTCAAATCCATTCGGAGAAGCGAGGCCGAGAGAACAGGTGTTGGCAGAGAAAGGCTTGGATTGGAAAAAGATTGAGATGGAGTTAGAAGCTAAGAAGACGAGCGCACATTCAAGCAGGCCCACCAGTGCACACTCGAGCAGGCCTTCAAGTGCGCATTCCGCCAGATCGGAGGGGCCGGGGCTGCAGCAGGGATTAGAGAATTTGGTATTGAAGCCAAGACCAAAAGTGAATCCCTTTGGGGACGCAAAGCCTAGGGAAGTGTTGTTGGAGGAAAGAGGTCAGGATTGGCGGAAGATTGATCTTGAATTGGAGCATCGCAGTGTTGACAG GACTCCAACACCGGAGGAGAAGTTGTTGAAAGAAGAAATAGAGCGTTTAAAGGAGGACCAGAAATCTCTGCAAGGGCCTGGTGAAGACCAACCTAATTTGCAAGATATAATATCTCAGAAGGAAAAGGAATTAGAACATCTCACCCGTGATTTGGATGACAAAGTTCGATTTGGGCAGAAAGCCATTGAAAGGCCGGGTTCTGGGACAGGCAGGTCTGCTAGTTTCTCTGAGAGACCACCTTCTCGATCTGGGTCTTTTGATGAGTCTAGAAGTATAGAGTACACGGACAGGCCTCAATCACGTGGCACACAAGATATATGGACAAGGCCTGGTGATGACAGAAGACAATTTCAAGGTGGCAGGGAAAGAGAATTTGTTGGTAGCAGAGACTTTGACAG GTCAAGGTCAAGGGAGAAATGGTGA
- the LOC110651834 gene encoding GDSL esterase/lipase At5g14450 isoform X1, with product MNWSRPASIISRRWKGPWGLKHTLQAVALALSLVLAFSVFMVRDRRKILDRSNGCPFSAIFNFGDSNSDTGSKSAAFHRLPYPNGYSFFNKPSGRYCDGRDIIDFIAEKLELPYLDAYLDSIGTNFQHGANFAIGGSTIQPVDGRIFEGGFSPISLDIQLLQFEQFKERTLELYNESRSSYIMSRLPRPEDFSKALYTLDIGQNDLHAWIKSMTEKQMLESIPSIITQFAHAVEKLYQLGARIFWIHNTGPIGCLPYDVIYYPPKPGDKGQNGCVKSHNEIAQEFNRQLKDKVSQLRKQLPDAVLTCTDIYTAKYSLISEAKKQGFADPLGYCCGYYGDYRVPCGKNSMVNGTEISGDPCSNPELYISWDGIHYSQAANQIIANRILDGFLSDPATPIIEACHKPVPLSK from the exons ATGAACTGGTCAAGACCCGCTAGCATCATCAGCAGAAGATGGAAGGGTCCATGGGGGCTAAAACACACTCTTCAGGCAGTGGCATTAGCACTTTCTCTAGTACTTGCATTCTCAGTTTTTATGGTGAGAGATCGTAGGAAGATTCTTGATCGCTCAAATGGTTGCCCTTTCTCTGCCATATTCAACTTCGGCGATTCGAATTCTGATACTGGCAGCAAATCCGCAGCGTTTCATCGACTTCCTTATCCTAATGGCTACTCTTTCTTCAATAAGCCATCTGGGCGCTACTGTGATGGGCGTGACATCATTGATTTCATCG CTGAGAAGTTGGAATTACCGTACTTGGATGCTTACTTAGATTCTATTGGGACAAATTTTCAGCATGGTGCAAATTTTGCTATTGGAGGCTCTACAATACAGCCAGTGGATGGTAGAATATTTGAGGGTGGTTTTAGCCCCATTTCTCTTGACATACAACTTTTGCAGTTTGAACAATTCAAGGAACGAACTCTTGAGCTATACAATGAAA GTAGAAGCTCTTACATCATGAGTAGGCTCCCAAGACCCGAGGATTTCTCCAAGGCACTATACACATTAGATATAGGACAGAATGATCTTCATGCTTGGATTAAGTCGATGACTGAGAAGCAAATGCTGGAATCTATACCCAGTATCATTACTCAGTTTGCTCATGCAGTGGAG AAACTGTATCAACTGGGAGCAAGAATATTTTGGATACACAATACTGGTCCTATTGGTTGCTTACCTTATGATGTTATATATTATCCTCCAAAGCCTGGGGATAAGGGCCAAAATGGTTGTGTGAAGTCCCACAATGAAATTGCCCAAGAATTTAACAGACAGCTGAAAGATAAGGTGTCCCAGCTTAGAAAGCAACTCCCCGATGCAGTACTTACTTGTACTGATATCTATACAGCTAAGTATTCATTAATTTCTGAAGCAAAGAAACAGG GTTTTGCTGATCCACTTGGATATTGCTGTGGATATTATGGGGATTACCGTGTTCCATGTGGGAAAAATTCAATGGTGAATGGGACAGAAATTTCTGGGGATCCATGCAGCAACCCTGAACTCTATATTAGTTGGGATGGCATACATTATTCTCAGGCTGCAAATCAGATCATAGCTAACAGGATTCTGGATGGCTTCTTGTCAGACCCTGCAACTCCCATCATTGAAGCATGTCACAAGCCTGTTCCTTtgtcaaaatga
- the LOC110651834 gene encoding GDSL esterase/lipase At3g27950 isoform X2, which produces MNWSRPASIISRRWKGPWGLKHTLQAVALALSLVLAFSVFMVRDRRKILDRSNGCPFSAIFNFGDSNSDTGSKSAAFHRLPYPNGYSFFNKPSGRYCDGRDIIDFIAEKLELPYLDAYLDSIGTNFQHGANFAIGGSTIQPVDGRSSYIMSRLPRPEDFSKALYTLDIGQNDLHAWIKSMTEKQMLESIPSIITQFAHAVEKLYQLGARIFWIHNTGPIGCLPYDVIYYPPKPGDKGQNGCVKSHNEIAQEFNRQLKDKVSQLRKQLPDAVLTCTDIYTAKYSLISEAKKQGFADPLGYCCGYYGDYRVPCGKNSMVNGTEISGDPCSNPELYISWDGIHYSQAANQIIANRILDGFLSDPATPIIEACHKPVPLSK; this is translated from the exons ATGAACTGGTCAAGACCCGCTAGCATCATCAGCAGAAGATGGAAGGGTCCATGGGGGCTAAAACACACTCTTCAGGCAGTGGCATTAGCACTTTCTCTAGTACTTGCATTCTCAGTTTTTATGGTGAGAGATCGTAGGAAGATTCTTGATCGCTCAAATGGTTGCCCTTTCTCTGCCATATTCAACTTCGGCGATTCGAATTCTGATACTGGCAGCAAATCCGCAGCGTTTCATCGACTTCCTTATCCTAATGGCTACTCTTTCTTCAATAAGCCATCTGGGCGCTACTGTGATGGGCGTGACATCATTGATTTCATCG CTGAGAAGTTGGAATTACCGTACTTGGATGCTTACTTAGATTCTATTGGGACAAATTTTCAGCATGGTGCAAATTTTGCTATTGGAGGCTCTACAATACAGCCAGTGGATG GTAGAAGCTCTTACATCATGAGTAGGCTCCCAAGACCCGAGGATTTCTCCAAGGCACTATACACATTAGATATAGGACAGAATGATCTTCATGCTTGGATTAAGTCGATGACTGAGAAGCAAATGCTGGAATCTATACCCAGTATCATTACTCAGTTTGCTCATGCAGTGGAG AAACTGTATCAACTGGGAGCAAGAATATTTTGGATACACAATACTGGTCCTATTGGTTGCTTACCTTATGATGTTATATATTATCCTCCAAAGCCTGGGGATAAGGGCCAAAATGGTTGTGTGAAGTCCCACAATGAAATTGCCCAAGAATTTAACAGACAGCTGAAAGATAAGGTGTCCCAGCTTAGAAAGCAACTCCCCGATGCAGTACTTACTTGTACTGATATCTATACAGCTAAGTATTCATTAATTTCTGAAGCAAAGAAACAGG GTTTTGCTGATCCACTTGGATATTGCTGTGGATATTATGGGGATTACCGTGTTCCATGTGGGAAAAATTCAATGGTGAATGGGACAGAAATTTCTGGGGATCCATGCAGCAACCCTGAACTCTATATTAGTTGGGATGGCATACATTATTCTCAGGCTGCAAATCAGATCATAGCTAACAGGATTCTGGATGGCTTCTTGTCAGACCCTGCAACTCCCATCATTGAAGCATGTCACAAGCCTGTTCCTTtgtcaaaatga
- the LOC110650937 gene encoding uncharacterized protein LOC110650937, which translates to MTPMTDIEATPIHDGMGPPMRSQAWNPYAPMSPSSFDQWILLLLIPPPASILLMVGTMKDHISCQTHWFAYTGPKMNLSLVSSGRCSSIDGEFLLIESIHFSSIFMVAFHYPGWWP; encoded by the exons ATGACACCAATGACAGATATTGAAG CTACACCTATTCATGATGGCATGGGGCCACCCATGCGTAGCCAAGCATGGAATCCTTATGCACCAATGAGTCCTTCCAGTTTTGACCAATGGATTTTACTGCTATTAATTCCTCCCCCTGCTTCTATTCTCTTGATG GTGGGGACAATGAAGGACCATATTTCATGCCAGACACATTGGTTCGCGTACACAGGGCCAAAAATGAATCTATCGTTGGTGTCATCAGGGAGGTGCTCAAGCATAGATGGAGAATTTCTCTTAATTGAATCGATCCATTTCAGCAGTATATTTATGGTGGCTTTCCATTATCCAGGATGGTGGCCTTAG